Within Azoarcus sp. DD4, the genomic segment TCGCCGCCCTGCCCCATCGCCGCCGCCTGCAGCACAAGCTGCGCCGCCTCCGGGATGGACATGAAATAGCGGTTGATCTCCGGATGGGTCACCGTCACCGGGCCGCCACGGGCAATCTGCTCCGCAAACTTCGGAATCACGCTGCCGGTGCTGCCCAGCACGTTGCCGAAACGCACCATCTCGATCTGCGTCGTCGCACCGTGCTCCCGCCCCGCACACTGCAGCGCCTCGCACACCATCTCGGCCAGGCGCTTGGTCGCCCCCATGACATTGGTGGGATTCACCGCCTTGTCGGTGGAGATCAGCACGAAACGCTCGGCACCGTAGCGCTGCGCATGCTCGGCCACCTGCAGCGTACCCAGCACGTTGTTGCGCACCGCCTGCCAGGCGTTGTCGATCTCCATCAGCGGCACGTGCTTGTAGGCCGCGGCGTGCAGCACGAGCTGAGGGCGGTAGCCGGCAAACACCTCGTCCAGGCGCCCGGCGTCGCGCACGTCGCCGGCCAACGGTATGACACGGATGTCCGGCCGGTGCAGGGCGAACCACTGCTCGATGGTGTACAGGGCGTACTCGTTGGCGTCGAAGAGGACCAGCCGCGCCGGCGCAAAGCGTGCGACCTGGCGGCAGAGTTCGCTGCCGATCGAACCGCCGGCACCGGTAATCAGCACGGTGCGGTCGGCAATGATCGATTTCACATGGGCGCTGTCGATCCGCACCGGCTCGCGGCCGAGCAAGTCCTCGATCTCGACGCGGCGCATCGCACTGACCGCCACCTTGCCGCTCATCAGGTCTTCCAGGCCGGGCACTTTGAACACATGCGCCCCCGCCCTGACAGCAAGGTCCGCCGCGCGCTGCAATGCCTTGGCTGCCGCAGAGGGCATGGCCAGGATGACGTGGTGGGCCTTGTAATCCTCCAGCACCTGCGGCAACGCATCGATTGCGCCAGCCACCCGATAACCGTAAAGCTCGCGTCCCCACTTGGCGGGATCGTCATCGACCAGCGCCACCACCCGCCAGTCGGGGCTGCGCTGCAGTTCACGCACCAGCATCGCACCACCGGTTCCCGCCCCGACCACCACCACCGGCTTGCCGGCGGCGATCAGACCGCCGTAAAGGCGATGTTCCTTCCACATCCGCCACGCAGCGCGCCCGCCCCCCATGATCATCAACAACATCATCGGATAGAGCAGCAACATCGAACGCGGCGTGGCCGGCCAACCGCGATCGAGCGCCACCAGCGCCATGACGAAAGCCGTCGAAACGCCGATGGCCTTGAACACCCGCTTCAGATCGGGCAGGCTCGCGAACACCCACATGCCCCGATACAGTCCAGCCCAGCGACATGCCGCGCCATGCACAAAGAGCAGTACGGCGATGGTTGCGAGCGTCTTGCCGGTGTACTCCGGCGGCCATTGGAAATTGAAGCGCAACAGCATGCCGCCGCCCCAGGCGAGCACGACGGCAAACAGGTCGAAGGCAAAAACGAGAAACGGGCGCGTATATGTTTTCATCAGTAGCTGCGCATCACCGCCGGGCGCATGGGACAGTGAGGCGATTCACTCGGAGCGGATTCTACCGCCCCGGAACGGTACCGCTGTCGCCTTGCCGCAACGCCCGGACTAGGCAGCCTCCTGCTTCCCCGCATTGAAGCGGAGTACCAGCGCAAGCAAGGGCGCATACGCGATCGCCATGCCGGCGAAGCCGTCAATGCCACCCAGGCCCACCCACACCGCCAGCGGCAACAACCAGCCCAGATTGATCGCCCCCACCGCGAGCGTGACCGGCCTATGGCTGCCAAGCTCGCGGGCGGCGTACTGGTAAGCGTGGCTGCGATGCGCTTCATACACCCGCTCGCCGCGCAGCAGGCGGCGCAACAGGGTGAAGGTGGCATCGACCACGAACACACCGAGCAGGATCAGCCATGCCCAGAACAGTTGCGGCGCCGCCCAGCCGGCCTGCAACGACATCACGCCCAGCACGATACCGAGGAAACCGCTGCCCGCATCGCCCATGAAGATTTTCGCCGGCGGGAAGTTCCAGTACAGGAAGCCCCCCACCGCGGCAGCCAGCAGCAACGGCGGCAGGGCCAGGCCCGGCAGACCGTGCAGGATGTAGAGCAAGGCGCCACCGACACAGACGCAGACGGCCTCGACCCCGGCAATGCCGTCGATGCCATCCATGAAGTTGTATAGGTTGAGCAGCCAGACCAGGTAGACCGCCGCCAGCACCGCCCACAACCAGCCCGCGCCGACCGTCACCCCCATGAACATCAGGGCGGGGACGCCGCCCAGCCAGTACAAGGCCCAGGCCGCTGCGGCAAAATGGGCCAGCAAGCGCCAACGGGCCGCGACATGCCCATGGTCGTCGAGAAAACCGACCAGCGCCACCAGCCCACCCGCCCCAACCAAGGCCCACAGCGCATGCCCATCGATCACCCCCATCGCACTCAGCACAAGCAGCGCCAGGGACATGCTCACCACGATGGCCACCCCACCGCCACGCGGCGTCGGCGCAGTGTGCGAACTGCGTGCGTTGGGCACGTCCATCAGGCTCCGCGCCAAGGCATAGCGGCGCAACACGCCGACCAGCAGACCGGACAGCAGCGCGACAGCAAGCGCTAGCCCGCATTGCACATACCAGCCCATCATCGGCGATATCCGGCGGCCGTCCGCCGCAGGCCCTCATCGACACCGATGGGCGGACGCCAGCCGAGCAGGTCGCGCGTTTTCGAGATATCCACCTGCAGACTGCCGCACAGCCGCTGCATCATCGCGCGCCTGCCGAGCGCGGCGGCCCCCGCTTCCAGCAGCCAGACCGGGACGGGCAGCAGGCGCGCAGGCACCCCCATCGCACGCGCCAGGCGGGAGAGCAGATCGGCGGTCGACACGTCTTCGCCGTCCGACACCAGGAAGGTCTCGTTCGCCGCGGCGGGATGATCGATGCAGGTGACGATCAGATCCACCAGATTGTCCAGCGCGACCAGCGAGCGGCGGTTGTCCGTCACCGCCCCCAAGGGCAGAGGCAGGCCCCGTTTCAGCCAATGCATCATGCTGAGGAAGTTCGCCTTCACGCCGGGGCCGTAGACCAGGGGCGGGCGGATGATGACGACTTCCATGCCGGTCTCCGCGGCCAGCGCCCTGAGCCCCTGTTCGGCCTCGTTCTTCGACACGCCGTAAGCATCCAGCGGCACCGGAACATCGTCCGCCGCAAACGGCCGGCCGACCTCTGTGTGCTCGCCATTGACCTTGATCGAACTGATGAACACGAAACGCCGTACCCCTGCTGTTGCGGCCTGCCGTGCAAGACTCAAAGTGCCGGCGACATTCGCCTGCCGGTAGGCATGCAAAGGGTCGGTGGCGGAATCGTGCATCACATGCACCCGCGCGGCGGTATGAACCACTGCCTCGCAACCATCAAGCAGTGACGACCAAGCCCCACCGGCTTCCAGGGATGGGCCGCGCACGCATCCGGGCGGAAGCTGGGCACCGCGGGCCGCTCCGACCGCAGGCACTCGCCCGAGCTGCAGGCGTGCAAGCACGGCCGAACCGATGAATCCCCCCCCGCCTGTCACCAAAATACAGCCCGCGGCCGCAGAAATACGTTCGATCATCGAACTCAACGTGCCGCGACTTCCCGATACAGCGCCGCGTACTCGCGCCCCAGCGCCTCACCGGAGAACAGCCGCTCGTAACGCTCCCTTGCCGCCACCCCCATACGTGCCGCCAACACCTCATCGGCAAGCAGCCGACTCATGGCATCCGCAAGCGCGGCAGGCTTCTCGGGCTCGACCACGAGCCCGGTTTCGCCGTCGGCATTGACGAACGAAGTTCCAGTCCCGATTTCACATGAAATCATCGGTTTCCCCGACATTGCCGCTTCGACCAACACCATGCCGAAGGCTTCCGAGCGCAGGTGCGATGGAAGTACCAAAGCACGGCAGTGACGCAGCAACTCCACCTTCTCCTCGACGGACACCTGCCCCGCGAAAATAACGTTGCGCACGCCGAGCGTATCCGCCAGCGCACGAAGCGCCGCTTCCTCCGGGCCGGAGCCGGCAATCACGATCCTGGCACCGACTCGCGACGCGGCTTCAATCAGAAAGTGCAGGCCCTTGTAATAGCGCAATACGCCGATGAACAGGAAGTACGGCTCGCCCTGGGAAATGCGCAACCTGCCCAGGACACCCTCATCACCGTCCGTCGGATAGGACTGATCATCGATGCCGAGCGGAACGACCCTGACCAACCGCTGAACGCCTGGCGCCGATAGCGCCTCGCTCGTCCGTGCATAGGCTGGCGAGGTCGCCACGACCGCGCTCATGGACCTCAGCATCCGCATCATCAGCGGGCGATAGAGGGCGCCGAGCAATCGCTGGCGCACGACATCGGAGTGGTAGGTCAGTACCGACGGCGTCGAACACCCTTTCGCCAGGTGCATCACATCGGCAAATGGCCAGGGGAAATGGTAGTGAACGACGTCAGCCTCGTCGGCCAATTCCCGAAACCGCGTGAACGCCGCGGGGCCACCGAGATCACAGGACGCTGGAGCGGCCCAGGAACGGCACCGGACGACTCTCGCCTCCGGGCGTTGCAGCACCGAAGGCTCGGATGCAGGCGACAGGGTGAAAATCGTGTTCTCGATACCGAACGACCGGGTTGCCCCACAGATCTGCCGAATGGCCTCCTGCAACCCCCCCGGCGGGTCGGGGAAATAGGTCCGATAGACGTGAAGCACGCGTAAAGAGGTCGAAATCATT encodes:
- a CDS encoding nucleoside-diphosphate sugar epimerase/dehydratase, which produces MKTYTRPFLVFAFDLFAVVLAWGGGMLLRFNFQWPPEYTGKTLATIAVLLFVHGAACRWAGLYRGMWVFASLPDLKRVFKAIGVSTAFVMALVALDRGWPATPRSMLLLYPMMLLMIMGGGRAAWRMWKEHRLYGGLIAAGKPVVVVGAGTGGAMLVRELQRSPDWRVVALVDDDPAKWGRELYGYRVAGAIDALPQVLEDYKAHHVILAMPSAAAKALQRAADLAVRAGAHVFKVPGLEDLMSGKVAVSAMRRVEIEDLLGREPVRIDSAHVKSIIADRTVLITGAGGSIGSELCRQVARFAPARLVLFDANEYALYTIEQWFALHRPDIRVIPLAGDVRDAGRLDEVFAGYRPQLVLHAAAYKHVPLMEIDNAWQAVRNNVLGTLQVAEHAQRYGAERFVLISTDKAVNPTNVMGATKRLAEMVCEALQCAGREHGATTQIEMVRFGNVLGSTGSVIPKFAEQIARGGPVTVTHPEINRYFMSIPEAAQLVLQAAAMGQGGEVFVLDMGEPVRIVDLARNMIRLSGYDADDIRIEFIGLRPGEKLYEELLADDEHTCRTPHSKLRIARSRPVDVGFLDAMRAWLATPGPVADDTVRASLKRWVPEYTPDQRY
- a CDS encoding glycosyltransferase family 4 protein — protein: MMGWYVQCGLALAVALLSGLLVGVLRRYALARSLMDVPNARSSHTAPTPRGGGVAIVVSMSLALLVLSAMGVIDGHALWALVGAGGLVALVGFLDDHGHVAARWRLLAHFAAAAWALYWLGGVPALMFMGVTVGAGWLWAVLAAVYLVWLLNLYNFMDGIDGIAGVEAVCVCVGGALLYILHGLPGLALPPLLLAAAVGGFLYWNFPPAKIFMGDAGSGFLGIVLGVMSLQAGWAAPQLFWAWLILLGVFVVDATFTLLRRLLRGERVYEAHRSHAYQYAARELGSHRPVTLAVGAINLGWLLPLAVWVGLGGIDGFAGMAIAYAPLLALVLRFNAGKQEAA
- a CDS encoding SDR family oxidoreductase; the protein is MIERISAAAGCILVTGGGGFIGSAVLARLQLGRVPAVGAARGAQLPPGCVRGPSLEAGGAWSSLLDGCEAVVHTAARVHVMHDSATDPLHAYRQANVAGTLSLARQAATAGVRRFVFISSIKVNGEHTEVGRPFAADDVPVPLDAYGVSKNEAEQGLRALAAETGMEVVIIRPPLVYGPGVKANFLSMMHWLKRGLPLPLGAVTDNRRSLVALDNLVDLIVTCIDHPAAANETFLVSDGEDVSTADLLSRLARAMGVPARLLPVPVWLLEAGAAALGRRAMMQRLCGSLQVDISKTRDLLGWRPPIGVDEGLRRTAAGYRR
- a CDS encoding glycosyltransferase — translated: MISTSLRVLHVYRTYFPDPPGGLQEAIRQICGATRSFGIENTIFTLSPASEPSVLQRPEARVVRCRSWAAPASCDLGGPAAFTRFRELADEADVVHYHFPWPFADVMHLAKGCSTPSVLTYHSDVVRQRLLGALYRPLMMRMLRSMSAVVATSPAYARTSEALSAPGVQRLVRVVPLGIDDQSYPTDGDEGVLGRLRISQGEPYFLFIGVLRYYKGLHFLIEAASRVGARIVIAGSGPEEAALRALADTLGVRNVIFAGQVSVEEKVELLRHCRALVLPSHLRSEAFGMVLVEAAMSGKPMISCEIGTGTSFVNADGETGLVVEPEKPAALADAMSRLLADEVLAARMGVAARERYERLFSGEALGREYAALYREVAAR